A DNA window from Aspergillus nidulans FGSC A4 chromosome I contains the following coding sequences:
- the aspf8 gene encoding ribosomal protein P2 (transcript_id=CADANIAT00007022), with protein MKHLAAYLLLALAGNESPSASDIKEVLSSVGVDADDERLEKLIAELQGKDINELIAEGTTKLASVPSGGAGGAAPAAAAGGAAAAEAPAAEKEEEKEESDEDMGFGLFD; from the exons ATGAAGCACCTCGCAGcctacctcctcctcgcccttgCTGGCAACGAGtctccctccgcctccgaCATCAAGGAGGTTCTCTCTTCCGTCGGTGTTGACGCCGACGACGAGcgcctcgagaagctcattgCTGAGCTCCAGGGCAAGGACATCAACGAG CTGATCGCTGAGGGTACCACCAAGCTTGCCTCCGTTCCCTCCggcggtgctggtggtgctgcccctgctgccgctgccggtggtgctgctgctgccgagGCCCCCgctgctgagaaggaggaggagaaggaggagtccGATGAGGACATGGGCTTCGGTCTCTTCGACTAA
- a CDS encoding uncharacterized protein (transcript_id=CADANIAT00007023), which translates to MSFLDSVLSSIETGKPTPIPTPSTAPSPTVSSSNSRPEARKPTPAVRPATDERKNGLQTGTKRKAEEPLPRTQKPGSQIPARPAAAKPANAPAPSNQRPATTSKSMKPPTSNNAPVTRKTPPAPSKPAPKGSFADIMAQAKAAQQNAPAQIGMFKHQPVPKEKLSRMERKKRMMEAQAKERESKLAKKAGAASSVSATKVGSAKPSIKREQEEPTYKGTARPTSTEPVYRGTANLPSRNGVRRGQFRSNKRSRMDDYLGTDEEDEDDYADDYDDYYSESSDMEAGIDDVEAEEAAALAAARREDEEDMRAEAAAKREKMERRKKLAMLASKRQ; encoded by the exons ATGAGT TTCCTCGATTCTGTCCTTTCGTCTATCGAGACGGGCAAACCGACTCCTATCCCTACCCCATCTACCGCACCTTCTCCCACTGTCTCTTCATCCAACTCTAGACCAGAGGCTCGGAAACCAACCCCGGCTGTTCGTCCTGCCACAGATGAACGGAAGAATGGGCTCCAAACGGGAACAAAGCGAAAAGCCGAGGAGCCGTTGCCACGGACGCAGAAGCCCGGATCACAAATACCCGCAAGACCTGCTGCCGCGAAACCAGCTAACGCACCAGCGCCTTCCAATCAACGtccagcaacaacatcgAAAAGCATGAAACCTCCGACGAGCAACAATGCGCCCGTTACTAGGAAAACTCCACCGGCACCTTCGAAGCCAGCGCCGAAAGGTTCTTTCGCGGACATTATGGCGCAGGCAAAAGCTGCACAGCAGAATGCTCCCGCGCAGATTGGAATGTTCAAACATCAGCCAGTGCCCAAGGAGAAGTTGAGCAGGATGGAACGCAAGAAACGAATGATGGAGGCgcaggcgaaggagagggaaTCAAAGCTAGCTAAGAAAGCAGGTGCTGCTTCCAGTGTCTCTGCTACCAAGGTCGGTAGTGCAAAGCCCTCAATCAAGCGCGAGCAGGAAGAACCAACCTACAAGGGCACCGCAAGGCCGACATCTACGGAGCCGGTTTACCGTGGCACGGCCAATTTGCCAAGCCGGAATGGCGTCCGAAGAGGCCAATTCAGGTCTAACAAACGATCCAGAATGGACGATTATCTCGGAacagatgaagaggatgaagacgattaCGCAGATGACTATGATGATTATTACTCGGAATCATCTGACATGGAGGCAGGCATAGATGATGTGGAGGccgaggaagcagcagctctGGCTGCAGCTCGAcgtgaggatgaagaggatatgCGGGCAGAGGCCGCAGCtaagagagaaaagatggAGCGTCGCAAGAAACTCGCCATGCTGGCCTCTAAGCGCCAGTAG
- a CDS encoding NADHX dehydratase (transcript_id=CADANIAT00007024), with protein sequence MANVHHISVPSKVLFQKARKLVPPMLEKFHKGQQGRVAVIGGSLDYTGAPYFSAMASARLGCDLSHVICESSAATVIKSYSPNLMVHPILPSSASVKDPSSIDAPSLASPIIAMLGRLHALVIGPGLGRDGVTLKVVTEVMKEARSRSIPFVLDADGLLLVTENPDLVKGYKDCILTPNVNEFSRLAKALNIEVPSLAQISSKESGDKTSKEAEACEKLSQALGGVTIIQKGPHDVISNGVTSIVSDLPGGLKRSGGQGDTLTGSLGTLLAWRAAYHDALWDSGEQEHSKEAENKEEVQGELESNKRMSPSTTLLLAAWAGAAITRECSRRAFKAKGRSMQASDLTDEVHESFLTLIGEPEGSKVPERL encoded by the exons ATGGCTAACGTTCACCATATCTCGGTGCCATCTAAGGTGCTGTTCCAAAAAGCCCGCAAGCTTGTTCCTCCAATGCTGGAGAAATTTCACAAGG GACAACAGGGTAGAGTTGCTGTTATTGGAGGCTCGCTAGA CTACACAGGCGCACCATACTTCTCTGCTATGGCGTCAGCTAGACTAG GGTGTGATCTG AGTCATGTTATCTGCGAAAGCTCGGCTGCTACT GTCATTAAATCATACTCACCCAATTTGATGGTGCACCCGATCTTACCGAGCAGCGCTTCCGTCAAGGACCCCAGCTCCATTGATGCTCCGTCTCTTGCAAGCCCGATCATCGCAATGCTCGGGCGGCTCCATGCACTTGTTATTGGACCCGGTCTAGGTCGGGATGGCGTTACTCTTAAAGTAGTCACAGAGGTGATGAAGGAGGCACGGTCCCGCTCAATACCCTTTGTCCTAGATGCGGATGGCCTGCTCCTGGTCACAGAGAACCCAGATCTGGTGAAGGGGTACAAGGACTGTATCCTAACGCCTAACGTCAATGAGTTCAGTCGCCTAGCCAAGGCTCTTAATATCGAGGTCCCAAGTCTAGCCCAAATCTCGTCAAAAGAGAGCGGAGACAAAACAAGCAAGGAAGCGGAAGCCTGCGAGAAGCTCTCGCAAGCCCTGGGCGGCGTCACCATAATCCAGAAGGGACCACACGATGTCATTTCAAACGGAGTCACGAGCATTGTCTCTGATCTACCAGGAGGCCTGAAGCGCAGTGGCGGACAGGGCGATACTCTCACTGGATCGTTGGGCACCTTATTGGCCTGGCGAGCGGCTTACCACGATGCACTTTGGGACTCGGGCGAGCAAGAACACTCAAAGGAGGCGGAGAATAAGGAGGAGGTCCAAGGGGAGCTGGAGTCGAACAAAAGAATGTCTCCAAGCACAACTTTGCTGCTGGCTGCGTGGGCAGGAGCTGCAATTACCAGGGAGTGTTCCCGTCGCGCTTTCAAGGCAAAGGGGAGGAGCATGCAGGCTAGTGATCTTACGGATGAGGTGCACGAAAGTTTCCTAACGCTCATCGGGGAGCCTGAGGGGTCGAAGGTGCCCGAACGTCTTTAG
- a CDS encoding putative adhesin (transcript_id=CADANIAT00007025): protein MKLSALLLLSTAALALAKPTPPPKCGVCNPISGVNGCDITTSCINTGTRFHCACRAGYKASKKNNDVTKQFRLPMPDYEFLVFTPEYTTCDTLCDNPYGNSKDLCKEVPVYDKCAV, encoded by the coding sequence ATGAAGCTCtctgcccttctcctcctttcaACAGCCGCCCTGGCCCTCGCCAAACCAACCCCGCCCCCCAAGTGTGGAGTGTGCAATCCTATCTCCGGGGTCAACGGCTGCGACATCACAACCTCGTGCATCAACACGGGAACCCGCTTCCACTGTGCCTGCCGTGCTGGCTACAAGGCTTCTAAGAAGAACAATGACGTGACCAAGCAGTTCCGCCTGCCGATGCCGGATTATGAGTTCTTGGTGTTTACGCCTGAGTATACCACCTGTGATACACTCTGCGATAACCCGTATGGAAATAGCAAGGATTTGTGTAAGGAGGTACCGGTATATGATAAGTGTGCTGTTTAA
- a CDS encoding mini-chromosome maintenance complex protein 7 (transcript_id=CADANIAT00007026) — protein sequence MALNQYPAPVDYHGQLEAFKDFLKHFKSFESASASAATEAIEDLHIDEDGISDEYDFMEDADESGAQSRAGRRRNKEPKLKYMQMLQDVADRERLDVLVELDDLVNYERSLPEEVDLKLAQSVQRNTKRYIEVMSQAVDAVMPKETKEISFKDDVLDVIMSQREKRNEAMTMAAEADPEAALDASMFPPELTRRYTLHFKPLTPSGSSSERASKALAVRNVRAEHLGSLITVRGITTRVSDVKPAVQINAYTCDRCGNEVFQPVTTKQFTPMSECPSKECKENNTKGQLFLSTRASKFVPFQEVKIQEMADQVPVGHIPRTMTVNCTGTLTRQLNPGDLVDIAGIFLPTPYTGFRAIRAGLLTDTYLEAQHITHHKKSYNDIGIDSRTLRKIEQHQKSGNMYEYLARSIAPEIYGHLDVKKALLLLLIGGVTKEMGDGMHIRGDINICLMGDPGVAKSQLLKYIAKVAPRGVYTTGRGSSGVGLTAAVMRDPVTDEMILEGGALVLADNGICCIDEFDKMEDGDRTAIHEVMEQQTISISKAGITTTLNARTSILAAANPLYGRYNPRVSPVENINLPAALLSRFDVMFLILDTPSRDADEELASHVAYVHMHNKHPENEDAGVMFTPHEVRQYIAKARTYRPVVPSRVSDYMVGAYVQMRKRQKRDEANKKQFSHVTPRTLLGVVRISQALARLRFSEEVVTEDVDEALRLIEVSRASLSNDGQSHLDQSPTSKIYNLIRGMLESGAAAVGDGEDGELSMRRIRERVLAKGFTEDQLTMTIDEYENSHVWQVIANGTRLVFLDNVDDMDM from the exons ATGGCTTTGAACCAGTACCCTGCCCCGGTTGATTACCATGGGCAGCTTGAGGCCTTCAAGGATTTCCTCAAACACTTCAAAAGCTTTGAGTCCGCCTCTGCATCAGCCGCAACAGAAGCTATCGAAGACCTACACATCGACGAAGATGGCATCAGCGACGAGTACGATTTTATGGAGGACGCTGATGAGAGTGGAGCGCAGAGCAGGGCAGGGCGCCGCCGAAACAAGGAGCCCAAGCTGAAGTACATGCAGATGTTACAGGACGTAGCTGACCGGGAACGTTTAGACGTCCTCGTTGAGCTGGATGATCTCGTAAAT TATGAGCGTTCGCTCCCGGAGGAGGTTGACTTGAAACTTGCTCAGTCCGTCCAGAGAAATACCAAGCGTTATATTGAGGTCATGTCTCAGGCAGTGGACGCTGTTATGCCGAaggaaacaaaagaaatctc gttcaaggacgatgtcCTCGATGTGATCATGTCGCAACGTGAGAAGCGAAACGaagccatgaccatggctgctgaagccgACCCAGAAGCCGCCCTAGATGCGTCAATGTTCCCTCCCGAGCTTACTCGTCGATATACCCTTCACTTCAAGCCCCTTACTCCTTCTGGATCCAGCAGCGAACGTGCTTCGAAAGCTCTCGCTGTGCGCAACGTGCGCGCCGAGCATCTTGGTAGCCTCATCACAGTTCGCGGCATCACAACTCGAGTATCGGACGTTAAGCCAGCTGTCCAGATCAACGCTTACACATGTGACCGCTGTGGTAACGAAGTTTTCCAGCCGGTCACGACAAAGCAGTTCACCCCGATGTCAGAGTGTCCGTCGAAAGAGTGCAAGGAGAACAACACGAAGGGTCAACTCTTCCTGTCCACAAGGGCGTCAAAGTTTGTGCCCTTCCAAGAAGTCAAGATTCAAGAGATGGCGGATCAAGTGCCTGTCGGCCACATTCCACGGACTATGACTGTTAACTGCACTGGCACCCTTACGCGGCAGCTCAATCCGGGTGATCTAGTAGATATCGCTGGTATCTTCCTTCCTACACCTTACACCGGCTTCAGAGCGATTCGCGCTGGATTGCTCACAGACACCTATCTCGAAGCCCAGCACATCACCCACCACAAGAAGTCTTACAACGACATCGGCATAGACAGCCGAACCCTACGCAAGATCGAACAACACCAAAAGTCCGGCAACATGTATGAGTACCTCGCCCGGTCCATTGCGCCTGAAATCTACGGCCACTTGGATGTCAAGAAAgcgctgcttctgctcctcatTGGCGGTGTCACTAAAGAGATGGGCGACGGCATGCACATTCGTGGTGACATCAACATCTGCCTGATGGGTGATCCCGGTGTTGCCAAATCGCAACTGTTAAAATACATTGCCAAGGTCGCCCCGCGAGGTGTTTACACGACAGGTCGTGGTAGCAGTGGTGTTGGTCTCACAGCTGCTGTTATGCGTGACCCTGTTACGGACGAAATGATTCTTGAGGGTGGTGCCCTGGTACTCGCAGATAATGGTATCTGTTGCATCGATGAATTCGACAAGATGGAAGACGGGGACCGAACAGCCATTCACGAAGTCATGGAACAACAGACTATCTCCATTTCCAAAGCCGGCATCACCACCACCCTTAATGCTCGTACTTCTAtccttgctgcagccaacCCGCTGTACGGTCGCTACAACCCCCGAGTTTCTCCAGTCGAGAACATCAATCTTCCAGCAGCTCTACTTTCTCGCTTCGACGTGATgttcctcatcctcgacacTCCGTCCCGCGATGCAGACGAGGAGCTGGCCAGTCACGTCGCTTACGTCCACATGCACAACAAGCACCCCGAAAACGAAGATGCAGGCGTCATGTTCACACCACACGAGGTCCGCCAATATATTGCCAAGGCACGAACATACCGTCCCGTTGTTCCCTCACGGGTCTCTGACTACATGGTCGGCGCCTATGTGCAAATGAGAAAGCGCCAGAAGCGCGACGAAGCGAACAAAAAGCAGTTCTCCCACGTCACCCCGCGTACCCTGCTCGGTGTTGTCCGTATCTCCCAGGCTCTTGCGCGCCTTCGGTTCAGTGAAGAGGTCGTTACAGAGGACGTCGACGAGGCCCTGCGCCTGATTGAGGTCAGCCGAGCGTCCCTGTCCAACGATGGCCAATCGCACCTTGACCAAAGCCCTACATCTAAGATCTACAACCTCATCCGTGGTATGCTCGAGAGCGGTGCAGCTGCCGTCGGagacggcgaagacggcgagctCAGCATGAGGAGAATCCGAGAGAGGGTTCTGGCAAAGGGCTTTACAGAGGATCAACTCACAATGACGATCGACGAGTATGAAAACTCTCAC GTCTGGCAAGTTATCGCCAACGGCACGCGTCTCGTATTCCTCGACAACGTTGATGACATGGACATGTAA
- the pex1 gene encoding AAA family ATPase peroxin 1 (transcript_id=CADANIAT00007027), with the protein MAPRKPSTTAEVALVSLKNCLVNLPPSLVSLLVNANTPAQNVIVELQFRPTGRTNSGSTTPRSCYLGWTGMPSKRRIAPVVGRDGINNSPSTREQDAATVELDTTFGRFLGLGDGQRVGIFIHLDPPVAHTINIEPLTPEDWEIIELHATFLELNLLSQIRALPNPTYTAAQADHMHPLTLHLSPTSTANIVITSLTPAPPSTSPFAKIAPDAEVIVAPKTRPKANTRVSRGDNRSVTGSSKRSAGGRSSGGSTARGKSSKSETSRGALYFRGLDRQWSDQYFDEESEEDNNEGFRVWLDPDVLASNELRGAEWACVTLVQPSGLKPPSDPQQQMSQAEQKASDSGAPTTKLVAKLLPWIDAPDTQHAGLSSLLCSAIGAEGMVGGIIRVEAAPPPLQRSATRALKVYPFLADATKRNDGLKFGADTIAAKDALVERIKVLYGSTGSGRGLLTGPITDGMVLPKSDNQGTVSAFDGALIRFDPPLKSTSDASKSVFGWLLGSDAKLPLEIQAEIPKPANQSALNLTMEDPIPATAPPMVGIDQVISQALDNLNKSCSVLVTGGLGSGKTALGQLLAHRLQKESLFNVKYFSCRKLVTDETRISNIKETLNRLFMSAAWCARLGGQSTVILDDLDKLCPVETELQVGGDNGRSRQNSEVICSMVREFCSMNSGVVLLATAQSKESLNNVIVGGHVFREVIHLRAPDKEGRRKVLEYLTSQDRRTTSATAEAGPSGATNGHTRTVSTSTNDSWLDPSNPGSRPSSSGGDGFILGRDVDFLDLAGKTDGFMPGDLVLLVARARNEALIRSISEASDESRAIILGAADFDNAIKGFTPASLRNVTLTSSTTTFSAIGGLHETRKMLLETLQYPTKYAPIFAQCPLRLRSGLLLYGYPGCGKTMLASAVAGECGLNFISVKGPEILNKYIGASEKSVRDLFERAQAARPCILFFDEFDSIAPKRGHDSTGVTDRVVNQLLTQMDGAEGLSGVYVLAATSRPDLIDPALLRPGRLDKSLLCDMPNHADRADIIRAVSKKLAMSNEVVARIDEVAARTAGFSGADLQAVVYNAHLEAVHDALGDRSGDKPPAKTAKSSTPSTSSRSFIQFLYSDLEQRAGTVAMPAPAVVASKLDALKNARRRQRQFEQAAGSLAPTTATDNAHETGPAEGREEIVVRWEHMERSLNTTRSSLSEAERRRLLAIYREFVEGRNGEMPNGEGAREVGGRTSLM; encoded by the exons ATGGCGCCTAGGAAACCCTCCACCACGGCGGAAGTCGCCCTGGTCTCTCTGAAGAACTGTCTTGTGAACCTGCCGCCCTCGCTCGTTTCTCTTTTGGTCAACGCCAATACA CCTGCACAGAATGTGATTGTCGAGTTACAGTTCCGCCCGACCGGACGGACCAACAGCGGCAGTACTACCCCGCGATCGTGTTATCTGGGGTGGACAGGAATGCCGAGCAAGCGCAGAATCGCACCTGTCGTGGGAAGGGATGGCATAAACAATTCCCCATCTACAAGAGAACAGGATGCCGCGACAGTTGAGCTGGATACCACATTCGGAAGGTTTCTTGGCTTGGGGGATGGACAAAGA GTCGGCATATTCATCCATCTTGATCCTCCGGTAGCCCATACGATCAACATTGAGCCGTTGACACCCGAAGATTGGGAGA TTATCGAACTGCATGCGACATTTCTAGAGCTTAATCTCTTGTCACAAATCCGAGCTCTACCCAACCCTACATATACGGCAGCACAAGCTGATCACATGCACCCTTTAACATTACACCTCTCTCCCACATCCACAGCAAACATTGTGATCACCTCGTTGACTCCAGCTCCGCCGAGCACGTCTCCCTTTGCTAAGATTGCTCCTGATGCAGAAGTTATCGTTGCTCCTAAAACTCGTCCAAAAGCGAATACTCGGGTGTCTCGAGGGGATAACCGGAGTGTCACAGGGAGCAGTAAAAGGAGTGCTGGAGGACGAAGTAGTGGGGGGAGCACCGCGCGCGGTAAAAGTAGCAAGTCTGAAACAAGCCGGGGTGCTCTCTATTTTAGAGGACTTGATCGTCAATGGTCGGACCAGTACTTTGATGAAGAgtcagaagaggataataATGAGGGCTTCCGTGTCTGGCTTGACCCTGATGTCCTCGCATCAAATGAACTTCGGGGTGCTGAATGGGCATGTGTCACGCTCGTCCAGCCGTCCGGGCTAAAACCACCATCTGATCCCCAGCAACAGATGAGCCAAGCCGAGCAAAAGGCTAGTGATTCGGGTGCCCCCACGACGAAGCTTGTGGCCAAATTGCTTCCTTGGATTGATGCACCCGACACTCAACATGCCGGTCTTTCTTCCCTGCTTTGCTCGGCAATAGGAGCAGAAGGGATGGTAGGCGGTATCATTCGAGTCGAGGCCGCACCGCCACCGCTGCAACGGTCGGCCACTAGGGCCCTCAAAGTCTATCCTTTCCTTGCAGATGCCACGAAGCGAAATGATGGACTGAAATTCGGAGCGGACACTATTGCAGCAAAGGATGCACTAGTGGAGCGCATCAAAGTCCTGTATGGTAGTACTGGCTCCGGCAGGGGCCTACTCACAGGGCCCATAACGGACGGTATGGTTCTTCCAAAATCAGATAATCAAGGAACAGTGTCTGCATTTGACGGGGCTCTAATACGATTTGACCCCCCTTTGAAGAGCACTTCCGATGCGTCTAAGTCTGTGTTCGGGTGGCTATTAGGGTCTGACGCGAAGTTGCCCCTTGAAATTCAAGCTGAAATACCAAAACCAGCAAATCAAAGCGCATTGAACCTGACAATGGAGGACCCAATCCCGGCCACTGCACCGCCCATGGTCGGGATTGATCAAGTTATCTCGCAAGCATTGGATAACCTCAACAAATCCTGTTCGGTTTTGGTGACCGGTGGGCTGGGGTCCGGAAAGACTGCGCTGGGTCAGCTCCTGGCGCATCGTTTGCAGAAAGAATCGCTGTTCAACGTGAAGTACTTCTCGTGTCGAAAACTCGTGACTGACGAGACTCGGATATCCAACATCAAAGAGACCTTGAACCGGCTGTTTATGTCCGCGGCATGGTGCGCTCGCCTTGGCGGGCAATCAACTGTGATCCTGGATGACCTTGACAAGCTGTGCCCAGTCGAAACTGAATTACAAGTGGGAGGAGATAATGGCCGTAGCCGTCAGAACAGTGAAGTCATCTGCTCTATGGTCCGCGAGTTCTGTTCTATGAATTCGGGCGTTGTACTTCTTGCAACGGCGCAGTCCAAGGAATCGTTAAATAACGTCATTGTGGGCGGCCATGTTTTCCGAGAAGTAATCCATCTAAGGGCTCCTGACAAAGAGGGACGCCGTAAAGTGCTGGAGTACCTCACAAGTCAGGATCGCAGGACGACCAGTGCGACGGCGGAAGCTGGTCCATCCGGCGCGACTAATGGCCACACAAGGACAGTCAGCACGTCGACCAACGATTCCTGGCTGGACCCTTCAAATCCAGGCAGTCGGCCAAGCTCATCCGGTGGTGACGGCTTCATTCTTGGGCGTGATGTCGACTTTCTCGACCTAGCTGGAAAGACCGACGGATTCATGCCTGGAGACTTGGTGTTACTGGTCGCTCGCGCTCGCAACGAAGCCCTCATTCGATCTATCAGCGAGGCATCGGATGAGTCCAGGGCGATCATCCTCGGAGCAGCGGATTTTGATAATGCCATTAAAGGATTCACCCCGGCATCTTTACGCAATGTAACTCTGACTTCATCCACCACGACCTTTTCCGCTATTGGTGGTCTGCACGAGACTCGGAAGATGCTCCTGGAGACACTGCAGTACCCAACAAAGTATGCTCCTATCTTCGCACAGTGCCCACTCCGATTACGCTCCGGTTTGTTGCTCTATGGATACCCTGGGTGCGGTAAAACCATGCTGGCCAGCGCAGTGGCAGGCGAGTGCGGTCTCAACTTTATCAGCGTGAAAGGACCGGAAATCCTTAACAAGTACATCGGCGCCAGTGAGAAGAGTGTACGGGATCTGTTTGAACGAGCGCAGGCAGCTCGGCCATGTATCCTCTTCTTTGATGAGTTTGACAGTATTGCGCCCAAGCGTGGTCATGACTCAACTGGAGTGACGGACCGAGTGGTCAACCAGCTTCTCACCCAGATGGATGGAGCTGAGGGTCTCTCGGGCGTATACGTTCTCGCGGCTACATCACGGCCGGATCTGATTGACCCAGCGTTGCTCCGTCCCGGTCGTTTGGATAAGTCGCTACTCTGTGATATGCCCAACCATGCTGATCGTGCTGATATTATTCGAGCTGTTAGCAAGAAGCTTGCGATGAGCAATGAGGTGGTGGCCCGGATTGATGAGGTAGCAGCGCGTACAGCAGGATTTTCCGGTGCTGATCTACAGGCTGTTGTCTACAACGCGCACCTGGAGGCAGTACATGACGCATTAGGCGATCGGTCGGGCGATAAGCCGCCAGCGAAGACCGCCAAGTCGTCCACACCCAGCACGAGTAGTCGCTCGTTCATCCAATTCCTGTACTCTGATCTGGAGCAGCGAGCTGGAACAGTGGCAATGCCGGCACCGGCAGTTGTGGCGTCCAAGCTCGATGCGCTGAAGAACGCGCGACGTCGCCAACGGCAATTCGAGCAAGCCGCCGGTAGCTTAGCGCCTACAACTGCGACGGACAATGCCCATGAGACAGGGCCAGCCGAAGGTCGGGAAGAAATAGTAGTGCGATGGGAGCACATGGAGCGGTCTTTGAACACGACGCGCAGTTCGCTTAGCGAAGCAGAACGTAGACGACTGCTAGCTATCTACCGAGAGTTTGTGGAAGGTCGAAATGGTGAGATGCCGAATGGGGAAGGGGCCAGGGAAGTTGGGGGGCGCACGAGTTTGATGTAG
- a CDS encoding acyl--CoA ligase (transcript_id=CADANIAT00007028): MPVYSQYPPVDIPNIDLWAFLFERKDRQFPDNKVIYTDADTRRSYTYNDVKQSAITFGQGLKSLFDWRKGDVLALFTPNSIDTPIVMYGALWAGGVVSPSNPAYTVEELAFQLRNSGAKAVVTQLPVLSVARAAAKEVGIPDDRIILIGDQRDPEARFKHFTSIRNISGATRYRRTKINPEKDLSFLVYSSGTTGVPKGVMLSHRNIVANSLQLAAGEAGNLTWNGGADGKGDRLLAFLPFFHIYGLTCLVHQTIYKGYELFVMAKFDLEKWCQHVQNYRITFSYVVPPVVLLLGKHPIVEKYDLSSLRMMNSGAAPLTQELVEAVYNRLHIGIKQGYGLSETSPTTHTQPWGEWRESVGSVGKLLPNMEAKYMTMPEDGSEPTEVPTGEVGELYLRGPNVFQGYHNNPAATADSISPDGWFRTGDVGYQDSKGNFYITDRVKELIKYKGFQVAPAELEGILVDNPAVDDVAVVGVESAEHGTEVPVAFVVRSAKSKSSGVSAAEEAKNIAKWLDGKVAHHKRLRGGVRFVDEIPKSAAGKILRRLLKKQAQEEAASPKAKL, translated from the exons ATGCCTGTCTATTCGCAATACCCTCCAGTGGACATTCCCAACATCGACTTATGGGCATTCCTCTTTGAGCGAAAGGATAGGCAGTTCCCTGACAACAAGG TTATCTACACGGATGCCGACACCCGACGCTCCTATACCTACAATGATGTGAAACAGTCTGCCATTACTTTTGGCCAAGGCCTGAAGTCTCTCTTTGACTGGCGTAAAGGCGATGTGCTCGCGCTCTTTACCCCTAACAGCATCGACACTCCCATTGTCATGTATGGCGCGCTCTGGGCAGGCGGTGTTGTCTCGCCCTCTAACCCAGCGTATACAGTTGAGGAACTCGCGTTCCAGCTAAGGAATTCTGGTGCAAAGGCAGTTGTTACTCAACTACCTGTTCTCTCAGTTGCGCGAGCCGCGGCGAAAGAGGTAGGCATCCCTGACGACCGCATTATCTTGATAGGAGACCAGCGCGATCCTGAGGCCAGGTTCAAACACTTCACCTCTATCCGCAATATCTCCGGAGCCACTCGTTATCGTCGCACGAAGATCAACCCGGAGAAAGATCTCTCGTTTCTTGTTTACAGCTCTGGCACCACTGGGGTTCCCAAGGGTGTCATGCTCAGCCATCGCAACATTGTCGCCAACAGCCTTCAGTTGGCTGCAGGCGAAGCCGGTAACCTGACGTGGAATGGCGGGGCAGATGGTAAGGGTGACCGCTTACTTGCTTTCCTTCCATTCTTCCACATATACGGCTTGACATGTCTTGTCCACCAAACGATCTACAAGGGCTATGAGCTTTTTGTCATGGCCAAGTTTGACCTCGAAAAATGGTGCCAGCATGTTCAGAACTACCGTATCACATTCAGCTACGTAGTTCCTCCGGTTGTTCTCCTTCTGGGCAAACACCCTATAGTCGAAAAGTACGATCTTTCCAGTCTACGAATGATGAACTCCGGTGCCGCGCCGCTTACTcaggagcttgttgaagctgTCTACAACCGCCTCCACATCGGTATCAAACAGGGTTACGGTCTTAGTGAGACCAGCCCTACTACTCACACTCAACCATGGGGTGAATGGCGCGAGAGTGTCGGCTCGGTCGGTAAACTCCTCCCCAACATGGAGGCCAAGTATATGACGATGCCCGAGGACGGTTCAGAACCCACCGAGGTGCCTACAGGTGAGGTTGGGGAGCTCTATCTCCGTGGACCGAATGTCTTCCAAGGCTATCACAACAAcccagccgcaacagcagACTCAATCTCTCCAGATGGGTGGTTTCGCACCGGCGACGTCGGCTACCAGGACTCCAAGGGCAACTTCTATATCACAGACCGTGTCAAAGAACTCATCAAATACAAGGGCTTCCAAGTCGCTCCAGCCGAGCTCGAGGGTATCCTGGTCGATAATCCTGCAGTCGACGATGTTGCCGTTGTCGGTGTCGAGAGCGCTGAACATGGGACTGAGGTCCCTGTTGCATTTGTCGTAAGGAGcgcgaagagcaagagctcGGGTGtttcggcggcggaggaagcaaagaataTCGCCAAGTGGCtggatggcaaggttgcgCATCACAAGCGCCTGCGCGGCGGCGTGCGATTTGTTGATGAGATTCCGAAGAGTGCTGCAGGAAAGATTTTGAGGAGACTACTTAAGAAGCAAGCGCAAGAGGAGGCGGCTTCTCCGAAGGCGAAGCTTTAA